Proteins from a single region of Macaca fascicularis isolate 582-1 chromosome 5, T2T-MFA8v1.1:
- the LOC102114868 gene encoding submaxillary gland androgen-regulated protein 3B — protein sequence MKSLTWILGLWALAACFTPGESHRGPRGPYPPGPPAPPPPFGPGFVPPPPPAPYGPGRIPPPPPQPYGPGRFPPPPPQP from the exons ATGAAATCACTGACTTGGATCTTAGGCCTTTGGGCTCTTGCAGCGTGTTTCACA CCTGGTGAGAGTCATAGAGGCCCCAGGGGACCATATCCACCTGGACCACCAGCACCTCCTCCACCTTTTGGCCCAGGATTTGTTCCACCACCTCCTCCTGCACCCTATGGCCCAGGGAGAATtccaccaccccctccccaaccctACGGTCCAGGGAGATTTCCACCACCCCCTCCTCAACCCTAA
- the OPRPN gene encoding opiorphin prepropeptide, with amino-acid sequence MKLNFLLGLLALISCFRPSESQRFPRRPYLPGQLPPPLPYRPRWVLPSPPPPYGSRLNSPLFLPFVPGRVPPSSFSRFSQAVILSQLFPLEPIRQPRLFQGYPNLHFPLRPYYVGPIRVLKSPFPPIPFFLAVYLPISNPEPQINITTTDTTIITNPPTKTATTSTSTKLTMTVTSSTVPISSTPEPATSTSAAIPTAPTENTTEILTNPPHTISLNATVQVTTSNQTTLSSTASKSFWQKLFAIFG; translated from the exons atgaaattaaatttcCTCTTGGGCCTGTTGGCTCTTATTTCATGTTTCAGA CCCAGTGAGAGTCAAAGATTCCCCAGAAGACCATATCTGCCTGGCCAGCTGCCACCACCTCTACCCTACAGGCCAAGATGGGTTCTACCAAGTCCCCCACCTCCCTATGGCTCAAGACTTAATTCAccactttttcttccctttgtccCAGGGCGAGTTCCACCATCTTCTTTTTCTCGATTTAGCCAAGCAGTCATTCTATCTCAACTCTTTCCATTGGAACCTATTAGGCAACCTCGACTCTTTCAGGGTTATCCAAACCTACATTTCCCACTAAGACCTTACTACGTAGGACCTATTAGGGTATTAAAATCCCCATTTCCTCCTATTCCTTTTTTCCTTGCTGTTTACCTTCCTATCTCTAACCCTGAGCCCCAAATAAATATCACCACTACAGATACAACAATCATCACAAATCCCCCTACCAAAACAGCAACCACCAGCACTTCCACAAAACTCACAATGACGGTCACCTCCTCAACAGTACCTATCTCTTCAACACCAGAGCCTGCCACCTCCACATCAGCAGCAATCCCCACAGCACCTACTGAAAATACTACTGAAATTCTCACCAACCCTCCTCACACCATATCGCTCAATGCCACTGTCCAAGTTACGACTTCCAACCAAACTACATTAAGCAGCACAGCCTCTAAAAGTTTTTGGCAAAAACTCTTTGCCATTTTTGGTTGA